From Ochotona princeps isolate mOchPri1 chromosome X, mOchPri1.hap1, whole genome shotgun sequence, one genomic window encodes:
- the LOC131478627 gene encoding melanoma-associated antigen 1-like, with protein sequence MRCNPWKRTHKQGDPIAPNLLHPPSLLSLWETWAPLLGWPQPGEDTELPTSFHFSGHNPNSHVASLCALLYYTKKACKWPSSLPSRLWSSAKPLTPPLLSPGASSTSHSRVPAEPRTGVVLRSHKCRLCKLVGELGGEAPEGGFKIALIGVRQGDAASPSSPPTLPTQREVSAAGPSSSAQVLPTTCSVTHHSCPAGSESHGRADASQEEASPEALLEQALDVKRCELMQFLLHKYRMKELFTRAEMLSYVIREHKGHFREIFGKVLNCLQVALGIDLRVVDPIQHCYVLETALGLTYDGMQDHDQSMPKTSFLIMVLGLIFSKGNCAPEEELWESLSVMDVYDGREHHLYGEPRKLLTEEWVREGYVEYRLVPHSDPARYKFLWGPRAHAETTKMRVLQHLAKFNQVDPRSFSSLYDEALRDENERAQAGEASQAGGDARG encoded by the coding sequence ATGAGGTGCAACCCGTGGAAACGGACCCACAAACAAGGTGACCCCATAGCACCCAACCTTCTCCACCCACCCTCCCTGTTGTCACTATGGGAAACCTGGGCTCCACTGTTGGGGTGGCCACAGCCTGGGGAAGACACGGAGCTCCCTACTTCCTTCCACTTCTCAGGGCACAATCCAAACAGCCACGTGGCATCCTTATGTGCCCTGCTATATTACACAAAGAAAGCCTGTAAGTGGCCTTCATCTCTGCCATCAAGACTGTGGTCCTCAGCTAAGCCACTCACACCCCCTCTTCTTTCTCCAGGCGCGTCGTCCACATCGCACAGCCGTGTGCCAGCTGAACCCAGGACAGGCGTGGTTCTTCGTTCTCATAAGTGTCGGCTCTGCAAGCTTGTGGGAGAGCTTGGAGGAGAGGCACCAGAAGGGGGCTTCAAGATAGCTCTGATCGGTGTGAGACAGGGGGATgctgcctctccctcctctcctccgaCTTTGCCCACCCAAAGGGAGGTGTCTGCTGCTGGGCCATCCAGCAGTGCTCAGGTCCTTCCAACTACTTGCTCTGTCACTCACCACAGCTGCCCTGCAGGGAGTGAATCCCATGGTAGGGCAGATGCCTCTCAGGAGGAAGCAAGCCCTGAGGCCCTACTCGAGCAAGCACTAGATGTGAAAAGATGTGAGTTGATGCAGTTCCTCCTCCATAAATATCGGATGAAGGAGCTGTTCACCAGGGCTGAAATGCTGTCTTATGTCATCAGAGAGCACAAAGGGCATTTCCGTGAGATCTTCGGTAAGGTGTTGAATTGCCTACAGGTGGCCCTTGGCATTGATTTGAGGGTAGTAGACCCCATTCAGCACTGCTATGTGCTTGAAACAGCCCTGGGCCTCACCTATGATGGGATGCAGGATCACGATCAGAGCATGCCCAAGACGAGCTTCCTGATCATGGTCCTGGGCCTGATCTTCTCGAAAGGCAACTGTGCCCCTGAGGAGGAGTTGTGGGAATCTCTGAGTGTGATGGATGTGTATGATGGTAGAGAGCACCACCTCTATGGGGAGCCCCGGAAGCTCCTCACGGAGGAGTGGGTGCGGGAAGGGTACGTTGAGTACCGGCTGGTGCCCCACAGTGATCCTGCTCGCTACAAGTTCCTGTGGGGTCCCAGGGCCCATGCTGAAACCACCAAGATGAGAGTGCTGCAGCATTTGGCCAAGTTCAATCAGGTGGATCCCAGATCCTTCTCATCTCTGTATGACGAAGCTTTGAGAGATGAGAATGAGAGGGCCCAGGCAGGGGAGGCCTCTCAGGCAGGTGGGGATGCCAGGGGCTGA